The following proteins are co-located in the Callospermophilus lateralis isolate mCalLat2 chromosome 8, mCalLat2.hap1, whole genome shotgun sequence genome:
- the Ccni gene encoding cyclin-I isoform X3, which translates to MTPRHHFEAYSSAGEEEEEEEEEKNVSPSQRDEVIQWLAKLKYQFNLYPETFALASSLLDRFLATVKAHPKYLSCIAISCFFLAAKTVEEDEKIPVLKVLARDSFCGCSSSEILRMERIILDKLNWDLHTATPLDFLHIFHAIAVSTRPQILFSLPKLSPSQHLAVLTKQLLHCMACNQLLQFKGSMLALAMVSLEMEKLIPDWLPLTIELLQKAQMDSSHLIHCRELVAHHLSTLQSSLPLNSVYVYRPLKHTLVTCDKGAFRLHPSSVSDPDFSKDNSKPEVPVRGTAAFYHLPAVSGCKHTSAKRKVEEMEVDDFYDGIKRLYNEDSASENVGSVYGTDLSRQEGHASPCPPLQPVSVM; encoded by the exons AATGTTTCCCCATCCCAGAGAGATGAAGTAATTCAGTGGCTGGCCAAACTCAAGTACCAATTCAACCTTTACCCAGAAACATTTGCTCTTGCTAGCAGTCTTTTGGACAGATTTTTAGCTACTGTAAag GCCCACCCAAAATACTTGAGTTGTATTGCAATCAGCTGTTTTTTCCTAGCTGCCAAGACTGTTGAAGAGGATGAG AAAATTCCAGTACTAAAGGTATTGGCAAGAGACAGTTTCTGTGGGTGTTCCTCATCTGAAATTTTGAGAATGGAGAGAATTATTCTGGATAAATTGAATTGGGATCTTCACACAGCCACACCATTGGATTTTCTTCACATT ttcCATGCCATTGCCGTGTCAACTAGGCCTCAGATACTTTTCAGTTTGCCCAAATTGAGCCCATCTCAACATTTGGCGGTCCTTACCAAACAACTACTTCACTGTATGGCCTGTAACCAACTTCTGCAATTCAAAGGATCCATGCTTGCTCTGGCCATGGTTAGTTTGGAAATGGAGAAACTGATTCCTGATTGGCTTCCTCTTACAATTGAACTGCTTCAGAAAGCACAG ATGGATAGCTCCCACTTGATCCACTGTCGGGAGCTTGTGGCACATCACCTCTCTACTCTGCAGTCTTCCCTGCCTCTAAATTCCGTTTATGTCTACCGTCCCCTCAAGCACACCCTGGTGACCTGTGACAAAGGAGCATTCAGATTACATCCCTCCTCTGTCTCAGACCCAGATTTCTCCAAGGACAACAGCAAGCCAGAAGTGCCAGTCAGAGGTACAGCAGCCTTCTATCATCTCCCAGCTGTCAGTGGGTGCAAGCATACCTCTGCTAAGCGCAAAGTAGAGGAAATGGAAGTGGATGATTTCTATGATGGAATCAAACGGCTCTATAATGAAGATAGTGCTTCTGAAAATGTGGGTTCTGTGTATGGCACTGATTTATCAAGGCAAGAGGGACATGCTTCCCCTTGTCCACCTTTGCAACCTGTTTCTGTCATGTAG
- the Ccni gene encoding cyclin-I isoform X1: MKFPGSLENQRLSFLLEKAISREAQMWKVNVPKISTNQNVSPSQRDEVIQWLAKLKYQFNLYPETFALASSLLDRFLATVKAHPKYLSCIAISCFFLAAKTVEEDEKIPVLKVLARDSFCGCSSSEILRMERIILDKLNWDLHTATPLDFLHIFHAIAVSTRPQILFSLPKLSPSQHLAVLTKQLLHCMACNQLLQFKGSMLALAMVSLEMEKLIPDWLPLTIELLQKAQMDSSHLIHCRELVAHHLSTLQSSLPLNSVYVYRPLKHTLVTCDKGAFRLHPSSVSDPDFSKDNSKPEVPVRGTAAFYHLPAVSGCKHTSAKRKVEEMEVDDFYDGIKRLYNEDSASENVGSVYGTDLSRQEGHASPCPPLQPVSVM, from the exons ATGAAGTTTCCAGGATCTTTGGAAAACCAGAGATTGTCTTTCCTATTGGAAAAGGCAATCTCTAGGGAAGCCCAGATGTGGAAGGTGAATGTGCCGAAAATATCTACAAATCAG AATGTTTCCCCATCCCAGAGAGATGAAGTAATTCAGTGGCTGGCCAAACTCAAGTACCAATTCAACCTTTACCCAGAAACATTTGCTCTTGCTAGCAGTCTTTTGGACAGATTTTTAGCTACTGTAAag GCCCACCCAAAATACTTGAGTTGTATTGCAATCAGCTGTTTTTTCCTAGCTGCCAAGACTGTTGAAGAGGATGAG AAAATTCCAGTACTAAAGGTATTGGCAAGAGACAGTTTCTGTGGGTGTTCCTCATCTGAAATTTTGAGAATGGAGAGAATTATTCTGGATAAATTGAATTGGGATCTTCACACAGCCACACCATTGGATTTTCTTCACATT ttcCATGCCATTGCCGTGTCAACTAGGCCTCAGATACTTTTCAGTTTGCCCAAATTGAGCCCATCTCAACATTTGGCGGTCCTTACCAAACAACTACTTCACTGTATGGCCTGTAACCAACTTCTGCAATTCAAAGGATCCATGCTTGCTCTGGCCATGGTTAGTTTGGAAATGGAGAAACTGATTCCTGATTGGCTTCCTCTTACAATTGAACTGCTTCAGAAAGCACAG ATGGATAGCTCCCACTTGATCCACTGTCGGGAGCTTGTGGCACATCACCTCTCTACTCTGCAGTCTTCCCTGCCTCTAAATTCCGTTTATGTCTACCGTCCCCTCAAGCACACCCTGGTGACCTGTGACAAAGGAGCATTCAGATTACATCCCTCCTCTGTCTCAGACCCAGATTTCTCCAAGGACAACAGCAAGCCAGAAGTGCCAGTCAGAGGTACAGCAGCCTTCTATCATCTCCCAGCTGTCAGTGGGTGCAAGCATACCTCTGCTAAGCGCAAAGTAGAGGAAATGGAAGTGGATGATTTCTATGATGGAATCAAACGGCTCTATAATGAAGATAGTGCTTCTGAAAATGTGGGTTCTGTGTATGGCACTGATTTATCAAGGCAAGAGGGACATGCTTCCCCTTGTCCACCTTTGCAACCTGTTTCTGTCATGTAG
- the Ccni gene encoding cyclin-I isoform X2 → MKFPGSLENQRLSFLLEKAISREAQMWKVNVPKISTNQNVSPSQRDEVIQWLAKLKYQFNLYPETFALASSLLDRFLATVKAHPKYLSCIAISCFFLAAKTVEEDEKIPVLKFHAIAVSTRPQILFSLPKLSPSQHLAVLTKQLLHCMACNQLLQFKGSMLALAMVSLEMEKLIPDWLPLTIELLQKAQMDSSHLIHCRELVAHHLSTLQSSLPLNSVYVYRPLKHTLVTCDKGAFRLHPSSVSDPDFSKDNSKPEVPVRGTAAFYHLPAVSGCKHTSAKRKVEEMEVDDFYDGIKRLYNEDSASENVGSVYGTDLSRQEGHASPCPPLQPVSVM, encoded by the exons ATGAAGTTTCCAGGATCTTTGGAAAACCAGAGATTGTCTTTCCTATTGGAAAAGGCAATCTCTAGGGAAGCCCAGATGTGGAAGGTGAATGTGCCGAAAATATCTACAAATCAG AATGTTTCCCCATCCCAGAGAGATGAAGTAATTCAGTGGCTGGCCAAACTCAAGTACCAATTCAACCTTTACCCAGAAACATTTGCTCTTGCTAGCAGTCTTTTGGACAGATTTTTAGCTACTGTAAag GCCCACCCAAAATACTTGAGTTGTATTGCAATCAGCTGTTTTTTCCTAGCTGCCAAGACTGTTGAAGAGGATGAG AAAATTCCAGTACTAAAG ttcCATGCCATTGCCGTGTCAACTAGGCCTCAGATACTTTTCAGTTTGCCCAAATTGAGCCCATCTCAACATTTGGCGGTCCTTACCAAACAACTACTTCACTGTATGGCCTGTAACCAACTTCTGCAATTCAAAGGATCCATGCTTGCTCTGGCCATGGTTAGTTTGGAAATGGAGAAACTGATTCCTGATTGGCTTCCTCTTACAATTGAACTGCTTCAGAAAGCACAG ATGGATAGCTCCCACTTGATCCACTGTCGGGAGCTTGTGGCACATCACCTCTCTACTCTGCAGTCTTCCCTGCCTCTAAATTCCGTTTATGTCTACCGTCCCCTCAAGCACACCCTGGTGACCTGTGACAAAGGAGCATTCAGATTACATCCCTCCTCTGTCTCAGACCCAGATTTCTCCAAGGACAACAGCAAGCCAGAAGTGCCAGTCAGAGGTACAGCAGCCTTCTATCATCTCCCAGCTGTCAGTGGGTGCAAGCATACCTCTGCTAAGCGCAAAGTAGAGGAAATGGAAGTGGATGATTTCTATGATGGAATCAAACGGCTCTATAATGAAGATAGTGCTTCTGAAAATGTGGGTTCTGTGTATGGCACTGATTTATCAAGGCAAGAGGGACATGCTTCCCCTTGTCCACCTTTGCAACCTGTTTCTGTCATGTAG